One genomic segment of Naumovozyma castellii chromosome 9, complete genome includes these proteins:
- the NCAS0I02260 gene encoding uncharacterized protein (ancestral locus Anc_3.132), which produces MQLDQDLLSQLSLRAVSLEDLEALETKTYLSTFDADDAFQLGTFIRDTVRELYPEKAVSIDITLPNGHCLFRSVSRNGTAFDNDMWIKRKQTTVFRFGHSSFYMGCKKGDTPAIERFFVDEKEYAFHGGAVPILSSAVGYPIACLTVSGLRQHEDHLLALTCLDAYAKNSTLEKLELD; this is translated from the coding sequence ATGCAATTAGATCAAGACCTGTTAAGCCAATTGAGTCTCCGTGCTGTCAGtttggaagatttagagGCCCTTGAAACAAAGACTTACTTATCCACATTTGATGCAGATGATGCATTCCAATTAGGTACTTTCATTAGAGATACCGTAAGAGAATTGTATCCAGAAAAGGCTGTCTCGATCGATATTACTCTGCCAAACGGACATTGTTTGTTCAGAAGTGTAAGTCGTAATGGAACTGCCTTTGACAACGATATGTGGATTAAGAGGAAGCAAACAACAGTTTTCAGATTTGGTCATTCCAGTTTTTATATGGGATGCAAGAAGGGAGACACACCAGCAATTGAAAGGTTTTTTGTCGATGAAAAGGAATACGCTTTCCACGGTGGTGCTGTTCCAATCTTATCATCCGCTGTTGGTTACCCAATTGCATGTTTAACAGTTAGTGGTTTGAGACAACATGAAGATCATTTGTTGGCATTAACTTGTTTAGATGCGTATGCCAAAAATAGCACATTGGAGAAATTAGAATTGGATTGA